In Centroberyx gerrardi isolate f3 chromosome 20, fCenGer3.hap1.cur.20231027, whole genome shotgun sequence, a genomic segment contains:
- the csnk1e gene encoding casein kinase I gives MELRVGNKYRLGRKIGSGSFGDIYLGANIATGEEVAIKLECVKTKHPQLHIESKFYKMMQGGVGIPSIKWCGAEGDYNVMVMELLGPSLEDLFNFCSRKFSLKTVLLLADQMISRIEYIHSKNFIHRDVKPDNFLMGLGKKGNLVYIIDFGLAKKYRDARTHQHIPYRENKNLTGTARYASINTHLGIEQSRRDDLESLGYVLMYFNLGSLPWQGLKAATKRQKYERISEKKMSTPIEVLCKGYPSEFSTYLNFCRSLRFDDKPDYSYLRQLFRNLFHRQGFSYDYVFDWNMLKFGASRTAEDGERERREGKEGEERAGGGQRGAGGRALPPGPNPAAANRVRNGPDAAAANPASRGVQQSGNRSPQAASRAERERKVAMRLHRGAPANVSSSDLTARLDQSRITASQVSVPFEHLAK, from the exons ATGGAGTTGAGGGTGGGAAACAAGTACCGCCTCGGGAGGAAGATAGGGAGCGGATCCTTTGGAGACATTTACCTCG GTGCTAACATCGCTACAGGAGAGGAAGTGGCCATCAAGCTGGAATGTGTGAAGACCAAACACCCACAGCTCCACATCGAGAGCAAGTTCTACAAGATGATGCAGGGCGGAG tgggAATCCCGTCCATCAAGTGGTGCGGGGCGGAGGGCGACTACAACGTGATGGTGATGGAGCTGCTGGGCCCCAGTCTGGAGGACCTGTTCAACTTCTGCTCCCGCAAGTTCAGCCTGAAAACTGTCCTGCTGCTGGCCGACCAGATG ATCAGCAGGATCGAGTACATCCACTCCAAGAACTTCATCCACAGAGACGTGAAGCCGGACAACTTCCTGATGGGTTTGGGCAAGAAGGGCAACCTGGTCTACATCATCGACTTCGGCCTCGCCAAGAAGTACCGTGACGCCCGAACGCACCAGCACATCCCCTACCGCGAGAACAAGAACCTGACCGGCACCGCGCGCTACGCCTCCATCAACACACACCTGGGCATCG aaCAGTCCAGGCGGGACGACCTGGAGTCTCTGGGTTACGTCCTCATGTACTTCAACCTGGGCTCTCTGCCCTGGCAGGGCCTGAAGGCCGCCACCAAGAGGCAGAAGTACGAACGCATCAGCGAGAAGAAGATGTCCACGCCCATCGAGGTGCTGTGTAAGGGATACCCAT CTGAGTTCTCCACCTACCTGAACTTCTGCCGCTCCCTGCGGTTCGATGACAAGCCGGACTACTCCTACCTGAGGCAGCTGTTCAGGAACCTGTTCCACCGACAGGGCTTCTCCTACGACTACGTGTTCGACTGGAACATGCTCAAGTTT GGAGCCAGCAGGACAGCggaggacggagagagagagagacgggagggaaaagagggggaggagcgaGCAGGAGGAGGCCAAAGAGGAGCCGGAGGTCGAGCGTTGCCCCCCGGTCCGAACCCCGCGGCCGCCAACAGGGTTAGGAACGGACcggacgccgccgccgccaacCCGGCCTCCCGCGGCGTCCAGCAGTCAG gtaACCGCTCCCCCCAGGCGGCGTCCCGTGCcgagcgagagaggaaggtggCCATGCGGCTGCACCGCGGAGCGCCCGCCAACGTCTCCTCCTCTGACCTCACCGCACGCCTCGACCAATCACGCATCACTGCATCACAG GTCAGTGTGCCGTTTGAACATCTGGCGAAGTGA